A genome region from Chryseobacterium sp. G0186 includes the following:
- the rplB gene encoding 50S ribosomal protein L2, whose amino-acid sequence MSVRKLKPITPGQRFRIVNNFEEITTNKPEKSLTVGISKSGGRNQTGKMTMRYTGGGHKKKYRIIDFKRNKANVEATVKSVEYDPNRTAFIALLEYADGEKRYIIAPNGIKVDQKVISGESVEPNVGNAMKLKNIPLGTVISCVEMKPGQGAILARSAGSSAQLTSRDGKYAIIKLPSGESRMILTECMAMIGSVSNSDHQLTVSGKAGRSRWLGRRPRTRAVVMNPVDHPMGGGEGRSSGGHPRSRNGMPAKGYKTRKKNKASNRHIISKRK is encoded by the coding sequence ATGTCTGTTAGAAAATTAAAACCTATCACCCCGGGACAGAGATTCAGAATTGTAAACAATTTTGAAGAAATTACTACCAACAAACCAGAGAAATCTCTAACAGTTGGTATTAGTAAGTCAGGTGGACGTAACCAAACTGGTAAAATGACCATGCGTTACACCGGAGGTGGACACAAAAAGAAATACAGAATTATTGACTTCAAAAGAAACAAAGCAAACGTTGAAGCAACTGTAAAATCTGTAGAATATGATCCAAACAGAACTGCATTTATCGCTTTACTAGAGTATGCTGATGGAGAGAAGAGATATATCATCGCTCCAAACGGTATCAAAGTAGATCAGAAAGTAATTTCTGGAGAAAGCGTAGAACCAAATGTAGGGAACGCAATGAAGTTGAAAAACATTCCATTAGGTACTGTTATTTCTTGTGTTGAAATGAAGCCTGGTCAAGGTGCTATTTTAGCAAGAAGTGCTGGTTCTTCAGCTCAATTGACTTCAAGAGACGGAAAATATGCAATCATCAAATTGCCTTCAGGAGAATCTAGAATGATCCTTACTGAATGTATGGCAATGATTGGATCTGTTTCTAACTCTGACCACCAGTTAACTGTATCAGGTAAGGCTGGTAGAAGCAGATGGTTAGGTAGAAGACCAAGAACAAGAGCGGTTGTAATGAACCCAGTAGATCACCCAATGGGAGGTGGTGAAGGACGTTCTTCAGGAGGTCACCCAAGATCTAGAAACGGTATGCCTGCTAAAGGTTACAAAACCAGAAAGAAAAATAAAGCGTCTAACCGTCATATCATATCTAAACGTAAATAA
- the rpsS gene encoding 30S ribosomal protein S19: protein MARSLKKGPFIHHTLDKKVQTNIESGKKTVIKTWSRASMISPDFVGQTIAVHNGKSFIPVYVTENMVGHKLGEFSPTRSFRGHGGNKNKGSR from the coding sequence ATGGCAAGATCACTTAAAAAAGGACCATTCATTCATCATACTTTAGATAAGAAGGTTCAGACAAACATAGAGTCTGGTAAGAAGACAGTTATTAAAACTTGGTCTAGAGCATCAATGATCTCTCCGGACTTCGTAGGACAAACTATTGCAGTACACAACGGGAAATCTTTTATCCCTGTTTATGTTACAGAAAACATGGTTGGTCACAAGCTAGGCGAATTTTCTCCAACAAGATCTTTCAGAGGTCATGGTGGTAACAAAAACAAAGGAAGCAGATAA
- the rplV gene encoding 50S ribosomal protein L22, translating to MGSRKRESALARKLTNQDVVKAIHNDCPSSPRKMRLVADIIRGEQVDKALYILKYSKKDASNKLEKVLLSAMANWQTKNEGADIEEANLIVKEIFVDSARQLKRLRPAPQGRGYRIRKRSNHITLILGKKEN from the coding sequence ATGGGATCAAGAAAAAGAGAAAGTGCATTAGCACGTAAATTGACAAACCAAGATGTAGTAAAAGCAATTCACAATGATTGCCCATCTTCTCCAAGAAAAATGAGATTAGTAGCTGATATCATTAGAGGAGAGCAAGTAGATAAAGCTTTATACATTCTAAAATATTCTAAAAAAGACGCATCTAACAAGTTAGAAAAAGTATTGCTTTCAGCAATGGCTAACTGGCAAACTAAAAACGAAGGTGCTGATATTGAAGAAGCAAACCTTATCGTTAAAGAAATTTTTGTAGACAGTGCAAGACAATTGAAGAGACTGAGACCAGCTCCACAAGGTAGAGGGTACAGAATCAGAAAAAGATCAAACCACATTACATTAATCTTAGGTAAAAAAGAAAATTAA
- the rpsC gene encoding 30S ribosomal protein S3, with amino-acid sequence MGQKTNPIGNRLGIIRGWDSNWFGGNDYGDRIAEDYKIRRYLEARLSKGGISKIYIERTLKLVTVTITTARPGLIIGKGGQEVDKLKEELKKLTGKDIQINIFEIKRPELDAVLVADSISKQIENRISYRRAVKMAMASTMRMGAEGIKVQISGRLNGAEMARSESFKDGRIPLSTFRADIDYHWAEAHTTYGRLGVKVWIMKGEVYGKRELSPLVGQQKKGGQSDRGNRGGDRDNRRPRKNNNNNNNN; translated from the coding sequence ATGGGACAGAAGACAAATCCAATTGGTAATAGATTAGGTATCATCAGAGGATGGGATTCTAACTGGTTTGGTGGAAACGATTATGGAGACAGAATCGCTGAAGACTACAAAATCAGAAGATACCTTGAAGCTAGATTATCTAAAGGTGGTATTTCAAAAATTTATATTGAAAGAACACTAAAATTAGTTACAGTTACAATTACTACTGCTAGACCGGGACTTATCATCGGTAAAGGAGGTCAGGAAGTTGATAAATTAAAAGAAGAATTGAAGAAACTTACTGGTAAGGATATTCAAATCAACATCTTTGAAATCAAAAGACCTGAACTAGATGCAGTATTAGTGGCTGATAGTATTTCTAAGCAAATTGAAAACAGAATCTCTTACAGAAGAGCTGTTAAAATGGCAATGGCAAGTACTATGAGAATGGGTGCTGAAGGAATCAAAGTTCAAATCTCTGGTAGATTGAACGGAGCTGAAATGGCAAGATCAGAATCTTTCAAAGACGGAAGAATTCCATTGTCTACTTTCAGAGCTGATATTGATTACCACTGGGCAGAAGCTCACACTACTTACGGTAGACTAGGAGTAAAAGTTTGGATCATGAAAGGTGAAGTTTACGGTAAAAGAGAACTTTCTCCACTAGTGGGACAACAGAAAAAAGGAGGTCAGTCAGACAGAGGAAACAGAGGAGGAGACAGAGACAACAGAAGACCTAGAAAAAACAACAACAATAACAATAATAATTAA
- the rplP gene encoding 50S ribosomal protein L16, with amino-acid sequence MLQPKRTKFRRVHKMKMKGNAQRGSQLAYGTFGIKATEGAWITARQIEAARIAATRYMKREGQLWIKIFPDKPITKKPAEVRMGKGKGAVEYWVAVVKPGKIMFEIGGVSYDIAKEALRLAAQKLPVVTKFIVANDFVKPL; translated from the coding sequence ATGTTACAACCAAAAAGAACCAAATTCCGTAGAGTTCACAAGATGAAGATGAAGGGGAATGCCCAAAGAGGTAGTCAACTTGCTTACGGAACTTTCGGGATTAAAGCAACGGAAGGTGCTTGGATCACTGCTAGACAAATTGAAGCTGCACGTATCGCTGCAACTAGATATATGAAGAGAGAAGGTCAGCTATGGATCAAAATCTTCCCAGATAAGCCTATTACTAAGAAACCAGCGGAAGTACGTATGGGTAAAGGTAAAGGTGCTGTTGAATATTGGGTAGCTGTAGTAAAACCAGGTAAAATTATGTTCGAAATCGGAGGTGTATCTTACGATATCGCTAAGGAAGCTCTAAGACTTGCTGCACAGAAATTACCAGTAGTTACTAAATTCATCGTTGCTAACGATTTTGTTAAACCTCTATAA
- the rpmC gene encoding 50S ribosomal protein L29 yields the protein MKNADIKNLSAGDIQAQLTEAKAQYSKLKLAHAISPIENPIQIKDLRRTIARLNTELTNKQ from the coding sequence ATGAAAAATGCTGATATTAAAAATTTAAGCGCGGGTGATATTCAAGCTCAATTAACTGAAGCAAAAGCTCAATATTCTAAATTGAAATTAGCTCATGCAATCAGCCCAATTGAAAACCCGATTCAAATCAAAGATTTGAGAAGAACAATCGCAAGACTAAACACTGAGTTAACTAACAAACAATAA
- the rpsQ gene encoding 30S ribosomal protein S17, translating to MDRNLRKERIGVVSSNKMEKTIVVSETTRVKHPMYGKFVLKTKKYTAHDENNECTEGDTVLIQETRPMSKSKRWRLVRIIEKAK from the coding sequence ATGGATAGAAATTTAAGAAAAGAAAGAATCGGAGTGGTTTCCAGCAATAAAATGGAAAAAACTATTGTTGTTAGTGAAACTACAAGAGTAAAGCACCCGATGTACGGTAAATTCGTTTTGAAAACGAAAAAATATACTGCACACGACGAGAACAACGAATGCACAGAAGGGGATACAGTTCTTATCCAAGAAACTAGACCTATGAGCAAGAGCAAGAGATGGAGATTAGTAAGAATCATTGAAAAAGCTAAGTAA
- the rplN gene encoding 50S ribosomal protein L14, with protein sequence MLQTESRLKVADNTGAKEVLVIRVLGGTRRRYASVGDKIVVTIKDSTPSGNAKKGQVSKAVVVRTKKAVRRKDGSYIKFDDNACVLLNAAGEMRGTRVFGPVARELRDKEYMKIISLAPEVL encoded by the coding sequence ATGTTACAAACAGAATCAAGATTAAAAGTTGCTGATAACACAGGTGCGAAAGAAGTACTAGTTATCAGAGTTCTGGGAGGAACCAGAAGAAGATATGCTTCAGTTGGTGATAAAATCGTTGTTACTATCAAGGATTCTACACCATCAGGAAACGCTAAAAAAGGTCAGGTATCTAAAGCTGTAGTAGTAAGAACTAAAAAAGCAGTAAGAAGAAAAGATGGTTCATACATCAAATTCGACGACAATGCTTGTGTATTACTAAACGCAGCAGGAGAAATGAGAGGAACTCGTGTTTTCGGACCGGTTGCTCGTGAGTTGAGAGACAAAGAATATATGAAAATCATTTCATTAGCTCCTGAAGTACTTTAA
- the rplX gene encoding 50S ribosomal protein L24, whose product MSKLKIKRGDNVIITTGKKDIKGKTGEVIEVIKKEGRDPRVIVAGLNIVKKHVKPSASNPQGGITEKEASIHISNVALVGKDGKAIKIGYKIEGDTKVRINKKTGETL is encoded by the coding sequence ATGTCAAAGTTAAAAATAAAAAGAGGAGATAACGTAATCATTACTACTGGTAAGAAAGATATCAAAGGTAAGACTGGTGAAGTTATTGAAGTGATCAAGAAAGAAGGGAGAGACCCTAGAGTAATCGTAGCAGGACTTAACATCGTTAAAAAACACGTTAAGCCTTCAGCTTCAAATCCTCAAGGAGGGATTACTGAAAAAGAAGCTTCTATTCATATCTCAAACGTAGCTTTAGTTGGTAAAGACGGAAAAGCTATCAAAATCGGTTACAAAATCGAAGGAGATACGAAAGTAAGAATCAATAAAAAAACGGGTGAAACTTTATAA
- the rplE gene encoding 50S ribosomal protein L5, translating into MEFIARPKKVYKEQIVPAMMEEFGYKSVMQVPRLEKIVVSQGLGDATADKKIIDYAVEELTNITGQKAVGTISKKDEAAFKLRKGMPVGAKVTLRAHRMYEFLDRLTSSALPRIRDFSGIKADGFDGRGNYNLGITEQIIFPEIVIDKVKKIQGMDITFVTTAKTDKEAKALLTHFGLPFKKN; encoded by the coding sequence ATGGAATTTATAGCAAGACCCAAAAAAGTATATAAAGAGCAAATTGTTCCTGCAATGATGGAAGAATTTGGGTACAAGTCAGTAATGCAAGTACCTAGATTAGAGAAAATTGTTGTATCACAAGGTTTAGGAGATGCTACTGCAGATAAGAAAATCATTGATTATGCTGTAGAAGAATTGACAAACATCACAGGTCAGAAAGCAGTTGGTACAATCTCTAAGAAAGATGAGGCTGCATTCAAACTAAGAAAAGGAATGCCTGTAGGTGCAAAAGTAACTTTGAGAGCTCACAGAATGTATGAGTTCTTAGACAGACTTACTTCTTCTGCTTTACCACGTATCAGAGATTTCTCTGGTATCAAAGCAGATGGTTTCGATGGTAGAGGTAACTACAACTTAGGTATTACTGAGCAAATTATCTTCCCTGAAATCGTAATTGACAAAGTGAAAAAAATCCAAGGGATGGACATCACTTTCGTTACAACTGCGAAGACAGATAAAGAAGCTAAAGCATTATTAACTCACTTCGGTTTACCATTTAAAAAGAACTAA
- the rpsN gene encoding 30S ribosomal protein S14 — protein sequence MAKESMKARERKREALVAKYADKRKALKEAGDYEGLQKLPKNASPVRLHNRCKLTGRPRGYMRTFGISRVTFREMANNGLIPGVRKASW from the coding sequence ATGGCTAAAGAATCAATGAAAGCGCGTGAGCGCAAAAGAGAAGCACTTGTTGCTAAATACGCTGACAAAAGAAAAGCTTTAAAAGAAGCTGGTGATTATGAAGGTCTTCAGAAATTACCTAAAAATGCTTCTCCTGTAAGATTACACAACAGATGTAAACTAACAGGTAGACCAAGAGGATACATGAGAACGTTTGGTATTTCCAGAGTAACTTTCAGAGAAATGGCAAACAACGGACTTATCCCAGGTGTAAGAAAAGCCAGTTGGTAA
- the rpsH gene encoding 30S ribosomal protein S8: protein MVTDPISDFLTRVRNAQSAGHKVVEIPASKIKKEITKILFDQGYILNYKFEDNAVQGVIKIALKYDKQTNKPAIKSIQRASRPGLRQYKGSTELPRVLNGLGISIISTSKGVMTDKKAREEKVGGEVICYVY, encoded by the coding sequence ATGGTAACAGATCCAATTTCAGATTTCCTAACAAGAGTAAGGAACGCACAAAGCGCAGGCCACAAAGTGGTGGAAATTCCTGCATCGAAAATCAAAAAGGAGATTACTAAGATCTTATTTGATCAAGGGTATATCTTAAACTACAAGTTTGAAGATAACGCTGTTCAAGGAGTGATCAAAATCGCTTTAAAGTACGATAAGCAAACTAACAAACCTGCTATTAAGTCTATTCAAAGAGCTTCAAGACCAGGTTTGAGACAGTACAAAGGTTCTACTGAACTTCCAAGAGTACTAAACGGTTTGGGTATTTCTATCATCTCTACTTCTAAAGGAGTAATGACTGACAAGAAAGCTAGAGAAGAGAAAGTAGGCGGTGAAGTAATCTGCTATGTTTATTAA
- the rplF gene encoding 50S ribosomal protein L6 has translation MSRIGKAIITIPAGVTITENNGVVTVKGAKGELSQELTAGITLEQKEGELNVNRPSDSKQHKALHGLYRALIANMIVGVTEGFEKKLELVGVGYRASHTGQKLELALGFSHGIVLELPSEVKVDTLTEKGKNPIITLASHDKQLLGMVTAKIRSFRKPEPYKGKGVRFVGEIVRRKAGKSA, from the coding sequence ATGTCAAGAATTGGTAAAGCAATTATAACAATTCCAGCTGGAGTTACAATCACTGAAAATAACGGTGTAGTAACTGTTAAAGGAGCAAAAGGAGAACTTTCTCAAGAGCTTACAGCAGGAATTACTTTAGAACAGAAAGAGGGTGAACTTAACGTAAACAGACCATCTGATTCTAAGCAACACAAAGCGCTTCACGGTTTATACAGAGCGTTAATCGCCAACATGATCGTTGGTGTAACTGAAGGTTTCGAAAAGAAACTGGAACTAGTAGGGGTAGGATATAGAGCTTCTCACACAGGTCAAAAACTTGAGTTAGCTTTAGGATTCTCTCACGGTATCGTATTAGAGCTTCCAAGTGAAGTAAAAGTTGATACATTGACTGAAAAAGGTAAAAACCCAATTATTACTTTAGCGTCTCACGACAAGCAACTTCTAGGAATGGTGACTGCAAAGATCCGTTCTTTCAGAAAGCCTGAGCCATACAAAGGAAAAGGTGTAAGATTCGTAGGAGAAATTGTTAGACGTAAAGCTGGTAAATCTGCTTAA
- the rplR gene encoding 50S ribosomal protein L18 — MALSKLEKRIRIKRRVRGKISGSSELPRLSVYKSNKEIYAQLIDDKNGKTLASASSREKGVDAKGTKTEVSAAVGKAIAAKAIAAGIESIVFDRNGFVYHGRVKALADGAREGGLKF; from the coding sequence ATGGCATTAAGTAAATTAGAAAAAAGAATAAGAATCAAAAGAAGAGTAAGAGGGAAAATCTCTGGATCTTCTGAATTGCCAAGATTATCTGTATACAAAAGTAATAAGGAAATTTACGCTCAGTTAATCGACGATAAAAATGGTAAAACTTTAGCATCAGCTTCTTCTAGAGAGAAAGGTGTAGACGCTAAAGGTACTAAGACTGAAGTTTCTGCTGCTGTTGGTAAAGCTATCGCTGCCAAAGCTATTGCTGCAGGAATTGAAAGTATTGTATTTGACAGAAACGGTTTCGTATATCACGGTAGAGTAAAAGCTCTAGCTGATGGTGCGAGAGAAGGTGGACTTAAATTCTAA
- the rpsE gene encoding 30S ribosomal protein S5, whose protein sequence is MLGLDNIERVKPGGLELKDRLVAVNRVTKVTKGGRAFGFSAIVVVGNEEGIIGFGLGKSKEVASAIAKAVEDAKKNLVKVPVMNHTIPHQTTARYGGADIFLRPASHGTGLIAGGAVRAVLESAGIHDILSKSKGSSNPHNVVKATFKALLDIRRPEEIARMRGVSLSKVFNG, encoded by the coding sequence ATGTTAGGACTAGATAATATAGAAAGAGTAAAACCGGGAGGATTAGAATTAAAAGATCGTCTCGTAGCTGTTAACAGAGTAACAAAAGTAACAAAAGGAGGTAGAGCTTTCGGATTTTCTGCTATTGTTGTAGTAGGAAATGAAGAAGGTATTATTGGTTTCGGTTTAGGAAAATCTAAAGAGGTTGCTTCTGCAATTGCTAAAGCAGTTGAAGACGCTAAGAAAAACCTTGTTAAAGTTCCTGTAATGAACCACACTATTCCTCACCAAACTACTGCTAGATACGGTGGTGCAGATATCTTCTTAAGACCTGCTTCTCACGGTACAGGACTTATCGCCGGTGGTGCGGTAAGAGCGGTATTGGAATCAGCTGGTATTCACGATATCCTTTCAAAATCTAAAGGATCTTCTAACCCTCACAACGTAGTGAAAGCTACTTTCAAAGCGTTATTAGACATCAGAAGACCTGAAGAGATCGCTAGAATGAGAGGAGTTTCTCTAAGTAAAGTGTTTAACGGTTAA
- the rpmD gene encoding 50S ribosomal protein L30, giving the protein MATIKVKQVRSAIGRTKTQKRTLEALGLKKLHQVVEHEATPSILGMIAAVGHLLEVQK; this is encoded by the coding sequence ATGGCAACAATTAAAGTAAAGCAAGTAAGAAGCGCTATTGGTAGAACAAAAACCCAAAAGAGAACGCTTGAAGCATTAGGATTAAAAAAACTTCACCAAGTTGTAGAGCACGAAGCTACTCCTTCTATCTTAGGAATGATAGCTGCAGTTGGTCACTTACTTGAAGTTCAAAAATAA
- the rplO gene encoding 50S ribosomal protein L15 gives MNLNNIQPAAGSTFNSKRIGRGQGSGKGGTSTKGHKGQKARAGYSQKIGFEGGQMPLQRRLPKFGFKNVNRKEFRGVNLDTIQTLIENKSITGEITKEVLVANGIVSKNELVKIMGRGELKSAVSISADKFTKSAEELIAKAGGKAITL, from the coding sequence ATGAATTTAAACAATATACAACCTGCTGCTGGATCTACTTTCAACTCAAAAAGAATTGGTAGAGGTCAAGGTAGTGGAAAAGGAGGTACTTCAACAAAAGGACACAAAGGTCAGAAAGCTAGAGCTGGTTATTCTCAGAAAATCGGTTTCGAAGGTGGACAGATGCCTTTACAAAGAAGATTACCTAAATTCGGATTCAAAAACGTAAACAGAAAAGAGTTTAGAGGAGTTAACCTTGATACTATTCAAACTTTAATCGAGAACAAATCCATCACTGGAGAAATCACGAAAGAAGTTTTAGTAGCAAACGGGATAGTTTCTAAAAACGAATTAGTGAAAATTATGGGTAGAGGAGAATTGAAATCTGCGGTTTCAATCTCTGCTGACAAGTTCACTAAATCTGCTGAAGAGCTTATTGCTAAGGCAGGTGGAAAAGCAATTACCTTATAA
- the secY gene encoding preprotein translocase subunit SecY: MKEFIQTLKNIWSLKELRDKILFTLGIILVYRFASYISLPAINLAEVGDLLEHYKNQGGNKQGAGLLGLLSSFTGGAFSHASVMALGIMPYISASIIVQLMGMAIPYLQKLQKDGESGRNTLNQITRWLTIGVCLVQAPSYLTSITQLFLPYAQFQSAYYVEPNSIMFWLPSIVILVAGSVFAMWLGEKITDKGIGNGISILIMVGILSRLPEAFVQEMAVQNGKGGMGSIMILIEVLFWMLVVLLAVVLSVAVRKIPIQYVSRAQARGGVNRNLMQGARQWIPLKVNAAGVMPIIFAQALMFVPGLLTKFDESNTFLAGFKNVFSWQYNVLFALLIIIFSFFYTAITIPVNQMADDLKRNGGLVPKVRPGKETADYLDDILSKITLPGAIFLSIFAVLPAIVHGSFVQTDAFALFFGGTSLLIMVGVILDTVQQINTYLLNHHYDGLMQSKLSRTTGY; encoded by the coding sequence ATGAAAGAATTTATACAAACACTTAAAAATATATGGAGCCTAAAGGAATTAAGAGATAAAATTCTTTTTACGTTAGGTATTATCCTTGTGTATAGATTCGCATCTTATATCTCACTTCCCGCAATTAACCTTGCAGAGGTAGGAGATCTCTTAGAGCATTATAAAAATCAAGGCGGTAACAAGCAAGGAGCAGGTCTCCTTGGCTTGCTTTCGTCGTTTACGGGGGGAGCTTTCAGCCACGCTTCCGTAATGGCGTTGGGTATCATGCCTTATATTTCTGCTTCTATTATTGTTCAGTTGATGGGGATGGCTATTCCTTATCTTCAGAAGCTTCAGAAAGATGGAGAGTCAGGTAGAAATACATTGAACCAAATTACAAGATGGTTAACAATTGGGGTTTGTCTGGTACAGGCACCTTCTTATTTAACTTCTATTACTCAATTATTCTTACCGTATGCTCAGTTCCAATCTGCATACTACGTAGAGCCAAATTCTATCATGTTCTGGTTACCAAGTATTGTAATCTTGGTTGCTGGTTCAGTATTCGCAATGTGGTTAGGTGAAAAGATTACCGACAAAGGAATCGGAAATGGTATTTCCATCCTTATTATGGTGGGGATTCTTTCAAGATTACCTGAAGCATTCGTACAGGAAATGGCCGTGCAAAATGGAAAAGGAGGAATGGGATCTATCATGATCCTTATTGAAGTATTATTCTGGATGTTGGTTGTTCTTTTAGCAGTGGTCTTATCCGTTGCTGTCAGAAAAATTCCAATTCAGTATGTAAGCAGAGCTCAAGCAAGAGGAGGTGTAAACAGAAATCTTATGCAGGGAGCAAGACAATGGATTCCATTGAAAGTAAATGCTGCTGGTGTAATGCCGATTATCTTTGCGCAAGCATTGATGTTCGTACCAGGATTATTAACCAAATTCGATGAGTCTAATACTTTTCTTGCAGGTTTCAAGAATGTTTTTAGCTGGCAGTACAATGTATTGTTTGCGCTATTAATTATTATCTTCTCATTTTTCTATACTGCGATTACTATTCCGGTAAACCAGATGGCTGATGATTTAAAAAGAAATGGAGGTTTAGTACCAAAAGTAAGACCCGGAAAAGAGACCGCTGATTATTTAGATGATATTTTATCAAAAATTACCTTGCCAGGTGCAATTTTTTTATCTATCTTTGCAGTCCTTCCTGCAATTGTGCATGGAAGCTTTGTTCAGACAGATGCGTTTGCCCTGTTTTTCGGGGGAACGTCGCTTTTAATTATGGTGGGTGTAATTTTAGATACAGTTCAACAGATTAATACGTATCTGCTGAACCATCACTATGATGGCTTAATGCAGTCTAAACTGTCTAGAACGACTGGATATTAA
- the infA gene encoding translation initiation factor IF-1 — MAKQKHIEQDGVITEALSNAQFRVELENGHILIAHISGKMRMHYIKLLPGDKVKLEMSPYDLTKGRITFRY; from the coding sequence ATGGCAAAACAAAAACATATTGAACAAGACGGCGTTATAACGGAAGCACTTTCGAACGCTCAGTTCCGTGTAGAACTTGAAAATGGGCATATTCTTATTGCTCATATTTCTGGTAAAATGCGAATGCACTATATTAAACTTTTACCTGGTGATAAGGTAAAACTAGAAATGTCTCCCTACGATTTAACAAAAGGGAGGATTACATTTAGATACTAA
- the rpmJ gene encoding 50S ribosomal protein L36, giving the protein MKVRASIKKRSADCKIVRRKGVLFVINKKNPKFKQRQG; this is encoded by the coding sequence ATGAAAGTAAGAGCATCAATTAAAAAAAGAAGCGCTGATTGCAAGATTGTACGCAGAAAAGGTGTACTGTTCGTAATCAACAAGAAGAACCCAAAATTTAAACAAAGACAAGGTTAA
- the rpsM gene encoding 30S ribosomal protein S13, protein MARIAGIDLPKNKRGVIGLTYIYGVGRSTSSEILKAAGISEDKKVNEWNDDELAAIRTYISDNVKVEGELRSEVQLNIKRLMDIGCQRGIRHRLGLPLRGQRTKNNSRTRKGKRKTVANKKKASK, encoded by the coding sequence ATGGCGAGAATTGCAGGTATTGATTTACCAAAAAACAAAAGAGGTGTTATCGGTTTAACTTACATCTATGGAGTAGGAAGAAGTACTTCTTCTGAAATCCTTAAAGCTGCCGGTATCAGCGAAGACAAGAAAGTCAACGAATGGAATGACGATGAATTGGCTGCAATCAGAACATATATCTCTGACAACGTAAAAGTAGAAGGAGAATTGAGATCTGAAGTGCAATTGAACATCAAGAGATTGATGGACATAGGATGCCAACGAGGAATACGTCACAGACTAGGATTACCTTTAAGAGGCCAGAGAACGAAAAACAACTCTAGAACACGTAAAGGGAAGAGAAAAACTGTTGCTAACAAGAAAAAAGCTAGTAAATAA
- the rpsK gene encoding 30S ribosomal protein S11: MAKQTKVVKKRKVKVEAIGEAHIQASFNNIIISLTNKNGEVISWASAGKMGFRGSKKNTPFAAQMAAENCSAVAHEAGLRRVKVFVKGPGAGRESAIRSIHNSGIEVSEIVDVTPMPHNGCRPPKRRRV; this comes from the coding sequence ATGGCAAAACAAACTAAAGTAGTTAAAAAAAGAAAAGTAAAAGTTGAAGCTATTGGTGAAGCTCATATTCAGGCTTCTTTCAATAACATCATCATTTCTTTAACAAATAAAAACGGAGAGGTTATCTCTTGGGCTTCTGCCGGTAAAATGGGTTTCAGAGGTTCTAAAAAGAATACTCCATTTGCTGCTCAAATGGCAGCTGAAAATTGCTCTGCTGTAGCTCACGAAGCTGGTTTAAGAAGAGTAAAGGTGTTTGTGAAAGGTCCAGGTGCAGGTAGAGAATCTGCAATCAGATCTATCCACAATTCAGGAATTGAAGTTTCAGAAATCGTTGACGTGACTCCTATGCCACACAACGGATGTAGACCACCAAAAAGAAGAAGAGTTTAA